Genomic DNA from uncultured Methanobrevibacter sp.:
CTCTCATTTAATTGAATGGATTTTCATTTATAAATAGGCTTATATTATATAAAGTGTATATTTAACATTGATAAATATGGCTAATAAAAATGTCGAGTTAATGAGGGGAGAGCCGGAAATTGCAATTAAAAAACTAGCAATTCCCATTATGATATCAATGATTTTAACAGCATCATATAATATTATTGATGGTGTTTGGGTTGCAGGGCTCGGTCAGGCGGCTATTGCAGGTATTGGTTTTGTAACTCCTATTTTCATGATTTTAAATGGATTTAGTGTTGGACTTGGAAACGGTGCAACAAGCAGTATCAGTCGTGCTGTCGGAGCTAAAAATCATGAAAAGGCAAGTAAATCGGCAGCTCATTCTCTTTTGATATTTTTACTAGCTTCAATTGTGTTGACAGTAACATTGCTTTTAATTCAAAAGCCTTTGCTTGAGACTTACGGTGCAAACGACCAGTCACTGGTTGAAGCAATCAACTATGCAACTCCTCTGTTTTCAGGATTGTTCGCATTCATGTTTGCAAACGGCGCAAGCGGTATTCTTCGTGGTGAAGGTGATATGAAAAGGGCAATGTATGCTATTATCGTTTCTGTGATTTTGAATTTTATTTTGGATCCTATTTTCATTTATGTTTTAAATCTTGGTTCAGCAGGAGCTTCCCTTGCAACAATCGTAAGTTCAATGGGTTCTGCATTTGTTATCATGTACTGGATTTTAATAAAAAAAGACACTTATGTCGATGTCAATCTGAGGGATTTTAAGTTTGAATGGGAAATTGCCAAAGATATTTTAAAAGTGGGTATTCCTGCTTCTCTGGATATGTTCATGATGTCTCTTGCAATGAGCTTCTATTTAATATTTATTTCATCAATCGGCGGTGAATATGGTATTGCGGCATTCACATCAGGCCAAAGATTGTACTTATTCGGTATAATGCCTTTAACTGCAATTGCAAGTGCGGTTGCCGCTGTCAGCGGAAGTGCTTATGGTGCTAGAAATTGGGATTATCTTTCAAGAACCCATATTTACGGTACCAAATTCGCACTTATGATTTCAGTGGTAATTACAATGATACTTGTAATATTTGCACCTCAGTTATCAATGATTTTTGCATATACTCCTGAAACTGCTCCGTTAATTCCGGAAATTACTAATTTCCTAAGGATTGCTTCATTCGGTTTGCTTCTGGTTGGAATCGGTATGCCTTCAAGTTTTTTATACCAGGGAATCGGCCGTGGAACAACAAGTCTTGCATGGACAATCATAAGGGAACTGATTTTTACTGTAAGTTTCACTTATCTTTTTGGAATTGTATTTAACTGGGGTTTGACTGGTATCTGGATGGGTCTTGCTGTAGGTAGGATGCTAGCGTCAATTTTAAACTTCACATATGCAAGATACACAATCAACAAGTTAAAAACAACTATGAATTAGTTAACATTAACGGCTGAGATTTTGCTTTAATGACTTGTTTTGGCTTTGGGCATATATATCCCCAATCTTAATCAGCTTTGATTTTTCAAATGCTTTTCGTTAATGTAATTTCCCGTTAATTATTTTCATAGGTGATGCTTGAAGTATCAGGATTATTATTCAACAACGAAATCTGCTTCATTTTTCTTTTGGTGCGAATACCAGATGGCATTTTCAATTAAAAATTGCTTTGCCAGATAGATGATTATCTCATCACTTTCGCCTTTTGTTTCCATTTCATTTTCAATCCTTTCATACAGCCAGAACATTCTCAAATATTCCTGGCTTTTGCTTGAAAGAGACATCTTTCCATAGTAGTTTGCAAGCAATATTGTCACTACCGATGAAAGACCGACTGCAATTTTCAGTATTGTACGAATCTGATTCGCAGTGTCTGTGTTTGCAGGTGAAAATAACATGCAGATTTCAAAAATCAGTGTAAATCCGTAAACAGATACGGTTGCATATAATGCAATTTTTTCCCAGCGGTCGTTTCTTTGTTTTTTGGATTTAGCATCTTTGTATGCGTTCTTGTGATAATTTTTCTGGTCTATTACCCAACATTCCTTAATAAGTTCATTAGTTGCGGATGTTTTAGGCAATTCTGAAAGAATTTCTTTAATCATTGGAATTCTTATATCTGTAAACCATGGTAAAAGTTCGCTTACAGACTGTTCTGTCCCTGATTTCATGAGATAATATTTAACACGAAGCGTTTCTGCAACCACTCGGTAATCTATATATTTTTTGTGAAAGCTTTCTTT
This window encodes:
- a CDS encoding MATE family efflux transporter; amino-acid sequence: MANKNVELMRGEPEIAIKKLAIPIMISMILTASYNIIDGVWVAGLGQAAIAGIGFVTPIFMILNGFSVGLGNGATSSISRAVGAKNHEKASKSAAHSLLIFLLASIVLTVTLLLIQKPLLETYGANDQSLVEAINYATPLFSGLFAFMFANGASGILRGEGDMKRAMYAIIVSVILNFILDPIFIYVLNLGSAGASLATIVSSMGSAFVIMYWILIKKDTYVDVNLRDFKFEWEIAKDILKVGIPASLDMFMMSLAMSFYLIFISSIGGEYGIAAFTSGQRLYLFGIMPLTAIASAVAAVSGSAYGARNWDYLSRTHIYGTKFALMISVVITMILVIFAPQLSMIFAYTPETAPLIPEITNFLRIASFGLLLVGIGMPSSFLYQGIGRGTTSLAWTIIRELIFTVSFTYLFGIVFNWGLTGIWMGLAVGRMLASILNFTYARYTINKLKTTMN